From uncultured Desulfobacter sp.:
GATCCTGCTGGGCATATCCCCGAAGGCCGATACCTTCCTTTAGATGGTCCATGTTTAAAAGATGTTCCTTCCATCTGGTGTCCACGGTCTGAAGGATAATAAAGCGTTCAACGTGGCGTATGATTTCAGACCCGTACATCTGTTCCTTTTTCTGGTATACAGCCCGGGCTGCATCAAATATAAATTGCCCCAGCTGATCGGCCGAAAAATTTTCCTGCACAGGCTTATCTAAGGACAGGTCCATATTGAACTGTCCTTTAATTGCTGACGAAAGCCCTTCCAGGTCCCACTCCTTGAGTGCTGTTTTGTCTAAAACAAATCCTTCCATAAGGTCATAAGAGACATCTTCCATCATATCGTGGGCCACCTGTTTGAGATCCTTGGAGGTCAGTGCCTCACGGCGCTGGCGGTAAATGATCTCACGCTGCTGGTTCATGACATCGTCATATTCGAGCAGATGCTTTCTGATTTCAAAGTTGTGTCCTTCCACCTTAGACTGGGCGTTTTCGATGGCTTTGGAAATAAATTTATGTTCAATGTGTTCGCCTTCTTCAATCCCCAGCCGGTTCATAACGGAATGGATGCGGTCTCCGCCGAAAATTCTGAGCAGATCGTCTTCCAGGCTTAAATAAAAACGGGAACTTCCCGGATCTCCCTGGCGGCCGGACCGGCCTCGCAACTGGTTGTCAATGCGCCGGGATTCATGGCGGGATGTACCAAGAATATGAAGGCCGCCAAGTTCTTTAACCCCTTCTCCCAGCTTGATGTCAGTACCACGGCCGGCCATGTTGGTGGAGATGGTTACAGCGCCTTTCTGGCCCGCATTGGCCACAATTTCCGCCTCTTCCTTGTGATGCTTGGCATTTAGGACATTATGCCTAATCCCTTTTTTTTTAAGTTGTTGGCTTAAGGATTCGGAGACATCAATGGAAATGGTACCCACCAGTACAGGTTGTCCTTTTTTATGCAGCCGGATGATCTCATTGATGGCGGCATCGTATTTTTCCTTCTGGGTCTTGTAAATCAGGTCTGCCCGGTCTTCACGGACCATGGGTTGGTGGGTGGGAATGACCAGCACATCCAGGTTGTATATTTTTTTAAATTCTTCTGCTTCCGTATCTGCTGTACCGGTCATGCCCGACAGCTTGTCATACATCCTAAAGTAGTTCTGGAAGGTGATGGAAGCAAGGGTCTGGTTTTCATTTTCAATTTTAACCCCCTCCTTAGCCTCAAGGGCCTGGTGAAGACCTTCCGAGTACCGACGGCCACTCATAAGCCGTCCTGTAAATTCATCTACAATGACAACCTGGTCGTTTTTTACAATGTAGTCCGTGTCACGTTTGAAAATTACATGGGCCTTTAAAGCCTGGTTGAGGTGGTGTAAAAGTTCAATATTGGCCGGGTCATAAAGATTGTCCACATTGAGCAGCTCTTCACCCTTTGCAATGCCGTCTTCGGTAAGGGATACGGTTTTTGATTCTTCATCCAGGGTATAGTCGGTATCTTTTTTAAATGCCGGGATAATGGTATTGGCCTGGGTATACAGATGGGTGGATTTTTCAGCCGGTCCTGAAATAATTAAAGGGGTTCTTGCCTCGTCAATGAGAATGGAGTCCACCTCGTCCACGATGGCAAAATTAAGATCACCCTGGGCCAGCTCTTCGGGATCGAATTTCATGTTGTCCCGCAGGTAGTCAAAACCAAACTCGTTATTGGTACCATATGTGATGTCGGCGGCATAAGCCTCTTTGCGTTCCTGGGCGTCCATGTCATGCAGGATCACCCCTACGGTCAGCCCTAAAAAATCATAGATCTGAGACATCCATTCTGCGTCACGTCTGGCCAGATAGTCATTGACCGTAACAATATGAACACCTTTGCCCGTAAGGGCATTCAGATACGCGGGCAGGGTTGACATCAAGGTCTTGCCTTCACCGGTTTTCATTTCTGCAATGGTACCGCGGTGCAATGCAATGCCGCCAATAAGCTGGACATCATAATGGCGAAGTCCAAGGGTACGCACCGATGCCTCTCTGACCAGGGCGAAGGCTTCAGGAAGAATGTCGTCCAGGGTTTCTCCCTTTGCCAGACGGTTTTTGAACTCAGTTGTTTTTTCACCGATTTGGGTATCTGACAAGTTCTGGATTCGGGGTTCAAATTCGTTTATCTGGTCAATAATAGGCTGAATTTTTTTAAGGATCCTGTCATTGCTGGACCCGAAGAGTTTAGTAAGAAAATTGAGTGCCATGTAAACGCTACCTGTTTAAATTTTAAGGTCATTGATAGTTTGTCAGTACAACATATAAGCATTCTTCCGGAAAATAAAAGAAAAAAATGATTCGCGCCAATTCCCCAATGACCTTTTTACTTAATTTTTTGTTTGATGAATATTCTTATCTTCCGGGCAGACATGAATTTTTATTTGGGCAGGTTGATGAAATAATGAACAATAAAACTCCAGGGCTGCATCAGCCGCTGGCTAAAAACTAATTGAGGATATATTTTGAAGGATTAACAGGTGTACCGTTGACAAGAACCTCATAGTGAAGATGGGGGCCGGTGGTGCGACCGGTATTGCCTAATGTGGCAATTGTCTCCCCGCGTTTGACCTGCTGATTTTTATGAACGAGGATTTTTCTTAAATGGGCATATTTGGTTGCTTTTCCATATCCGTGGTCAATAATGACAACTTTTCCGTAGCCGGTTTTTCTTCCGGCAAAGACCACTTTGCCGAACGCAGTTGAAACAATTTTAGTGCCTATTCGGTTGGAGATATCAAGGCCTGAATGAAACGTTCTCCTTCCAGTGAAAGGAGATTTACGGTAACCAAAGGGCGATGTTATAGTACCTGAAACCGGCTTGATGGACGGGGAGGAAGCCAGCAGGTTTTTCTTTTTCGTCAATTTGTCGATCAGGTCATTGAAATCCAGCTTCTCTTTATCCGCAACAGATTTGATCTGTTTTACCTGATAATGCATTTCCCTTATCAGGGCGTTATGGTGGGCGTCAAGGGGGATCTCTTGATCCAGATCTGTTTTCGATACTCCGCCGATGCCAAAAATGCCTGATGATCGTCCTGATTTGTCAATATCGGCAATGAGACGAACCTGATTTTCTAATTGTCCAAGTTTTGTGATCCGCTCCTTTAATCCCTGAATTTCTCCGGCAAACATCTGAATCTGACGTCTCTGGTCTTTAATTTCAGTTTTTTGGGTTGTGATGGTTTCAAGGAGCGCTACATTATCACGGGCACTCTTTTTAAGTAAATAGTAGTCATGGCCAAAGTGGGATACTGTTCCGACGCAGGCTAAGAAAATAAAAGTTAATAGAAATAAAAACGATTTTCTAAGCGAAAATTCCCTGATTTTAAAACTATTCCCTGAATAAAACCATATTTTGATTCGACCTTTCATTTGAGTATTAATACAAGTCATATGATATCCGTGTCAAGTCAGAATAAGCAATTCTAATTTTATTCTCATACAAAGCCTCAAAGGCACAAAGGTTCACAAAGTCGAATAAAAATTTTTGTGCATAGTATCTTTGTGCGGGTTTTTTAACTAAGTAAAGGTTTATATTTAGAATTGCTGAGTCAGGATACTTAAAGCGGCGTTTGTACCCAATCCAACCCTGCTTTTTCGTCAATGGAGAACATGATATTCATATTCTGAACTGCCTGGCCGGCGGCTCCTTTGAGCAGGTTATCAATGGCTGAAACAAGGATCAGCCGTCCTGATTCAGGTTCCAGGTGAAAGCCGATATCGCAGCAATTGGTTCCCTTGACATGGGACATGTTCGGAAATTTATCCAGGGGTAGAATCCTGATAAAAGGTTCATTTTCATACCACTTATTAAGGGTATCTCTAATTTGTTTTTCGGTGATATCTTTGGAAGTCTGGGCATAAATGGTTGAAACCATGCCCCGGGTTACAGGTGTCAGATGAGGAACAAAGGTCAAAGATACTGTTTCCCCGGCCGCTTTGGTTAACACTTCGTTGATTTCAGGGGTGTGCCTGTGATTGCCCACTTTATACGGGCCAAAGGATTCGTTTGCCTCACAGTAATGGGTGGTCAGGGAAAGTGAGCGACCTGCACCGCTGACCCCGGATTTTGAATCCGAAATCAGACCCTGCGGGGAAATCAGTTTTTCTTTGAGTAGCGGAACCAGGGGCAGAAGGATGGATGTTGGGTAACACCCGGGATTTCCTATTATCCTTGCACTTTTGATGCGATCCCGGTTAAGTTCGCATAAGCCGTAAACGCTTTCTTTTAGAAGATTTGGGGCGGTGTGGGGCTGATATACCGTTTCGTATGCTTTGGCATCATCAAACCTGAAGTCCGCTGAAAGATCTATGACTTTTATATTTTGGTCTATGAGTTTTGGGGCAAATGCCATGGATACCTTGTGGGGTAAGGCCAGAAATACAACATCCACTTTACCTGAAAGCTCCTCGGCATCAAAGGGCGTACATATCAGGGATTCAAATCCGCGCATGGAAGGAAAAATTTCGGCAAATGATTTTCCCTGGTACGAGTTTGAGGTTATTGCTTCAAGGCTAGCCTTTGGGTGGTTGGAAATCAGTTTGACCAGTTCCAGGCCGGTATAGCCTGATGCGCCTGCTATTGCTGTTTTAATCATCATCTTTAATCTTTATCTTTAGTCTTAATGTTGTATATTTAATGCCCGAACGGAATCCTATGTTTGGACGTAAAGTTGCCTATCTGCGGCGTTGCGTCCAAACACTAAAATAAAATAAGCAATTGTGCAAACCCTTATTTAATCAGCTAAGCTCAACTAGGGTGTGATCTTCGCCATTCAAAGTTCTGTCTAATATTTCACTGATAATTTTCCAGTCTCCTTTGGCAAGTCCGGCGCCGATTTTAGGATATCCCATGCGATTGCCGCTGAACTGTTTTTTCAGTGTGGTAAAGACCTTTGCTATGGTATCATAATCAATCAATACTCCGTCCCCCGAATAGTGATATTGAGTGTAGGCATTAATTACATACAATTTGCCGGATGGTGTATTTACGCATGCCTTTGAATAACTGCCCAGTTTGGACCTGTCACCGGATGCCGTTGCAAGGTCGGCTTCCCAAGCCTGGGGAAAATGGGTGCGGATCTGTTTGGCAATTCCGGCGCCCATGGTACAAAAACAGTTGCAGCCGTGAATAATGAGATCAAACTGCCCTTCCCGGGCCAGGTGAATTAAATCGCCTTTTACGCATTTCATCGGGCTTTGCTCCGTCAATCAGTCTAATACTTGGTAAGGCAAAAATTTACCATCATAATAATCCGTTATGCAACTCAAATTTTGTTTTTTTACCTAATTTCGGAAGGCCTCAAAACGTGACATGAGCTTTTATGTTTTGGGTTTAAAACTTGCAATTGGAACAAACTTTTTTTATGATCCAAAGGATCATTGGATATTTTATAAACAACTAATGGAGATGAAAATGAAAAAGAGCGTTGTGAGCCTGTTGGCATTAATTTTTTGTATCGTGATGGTTCTTCCTTCGGCGTATGCAAGGACCCAGTTTGTAACAATTGGAACCGGCGGCCTTACCGGTGTGTATTATCCCACAGGTGGTGCTATTGCCAAAATGGTCAACACAAAAAAGAAAGAGTATGGAATTCGTGCAACGGTGGAATCAACCGGCGGATCTGCTTTTAACATTAACGCGATTATGAGTGGCGATCTTGAGTTTGGTATTGCTCAGTCAGACAAGCAATTTCAGGCGATGAAGGGCATGGCGGAATGGACGGAGAGCGGTCCCCAAGAGGATCTTCGGGCGGTTTTTTCTATTCATGATGAAGCGGTCACATTGATTTCGGCAGTTGAAAGCGAAATTAAAGATGTTGCAGACTTGAAGGGGAAAATTGTTAACCTTGGTAATCCCGGTTCCGGGCAGCGTCAAAATGCTATTGAAATTTTGCAAACAATTGGAATTGATCCTGAAAAGGATGTTAAAGCAGAAAATATAAAGGCTTCTGAAGCCCCTAGCATTCTGCAAGACGGTCGTATTGATGCGTTTTTCTACACCGTTGGCCATCCAAATGGTGCTATCAAAGAGGCAACATCGGGTGCCCGTAAGGTGCGTTTTACTTCTATCACGGGTGTAGATAACATGTTGAAAAAATATCCCTATTTTTCAAAAACTACCATTCCGGCGGCCATGTATCCGGGGGCCCAAAATGATGCGGATACCGAAACCATTGGTATGAAGGCAACATTGGTTACTTCAGCTAAGGTTCCTGAAGATGTGGTTTATGCGATTACCAAAGAGGTTTTTGAAAACTTTGAAGCGTTCAAAAAACTTCATCCGGCATATGCGACATTGACTAAAGAGGGGATGTTGACAGGTCTTTCCGCCCCATTGCATCCGGGTGCGGAAAAGTACTATAAAGAAGTTGGGTTGATGAAATAAATTTTTAAAGTGCCGGAAGCAGTTTTGTTTTCGGCACTTTTCTTATTGTTATGTTGCTTAGTTTAGGGCCATGATCATGGCCCTAATTTTTACCATCATTCATTTGAGGTCGTAGATGAGTAAAATTAGAATTGATAAGGTTGAGGATGGCTTTGATGAAGCCAAAAGGCTTGCTGAAGAAGAAGAGGGGATCGGGCGAAAGCCCGATGGATGGCAAAAGTATCTGATTCCAACAATTGCCATTGCCTGGAGTTTGTTCCAGCTTTCTCTGCCGAGATTTGTACTTCTCGATTCGACATATATCCGCGCGATTCATCTCGCGTTTGCCATGGTGTTGATTTTTCTTAATTATCCGTTGCTGAAGAAACCCATTTTCGGCCTCAAATATTTCGCTCAGCACAAGCGGATACCGGTACTGGACGTGGTGATTGCCGCCGTCGCCGCATACTGTGCGCTCTATCTTGTTATTCATTATGATCAGATTATCTCCCGGTACGGATCTCCCACAACGATGGATATTGTGATCGGGCTTGCCTTGGTTGTATTTCTTCTTGAGGCTGCCAGAAGAACGATTGGACCGGCACTTCCCGTGATTGCCGGCGGGTTTATCGCATATTCGTTTTTAGGTCCTTATATGCCTGATTTAATTGCCTTCAAAGGAACTTCTCTGGGGCGTTTTGTGGGGCAGATGACCATGTCAACAGAGGGGATTTATGGTATCCCCTTGGATGTATCTGCAACGATTGTATTTTTGTTCGTGTTGTTTGGCGCCATGCTGGATAAGGCCGGTGCCGGTCACTATTTTATACAGCTTGCGTTGAGTTTATTGGGACGTTTTAAGGGTGGACCGGCCAAAGCGGCTATTATGGGTTCCGGTCTGACTG
This genomic window contains:
- the secA gene encoding preprotein translocase subunit SecA encodes the protein MALNFLTKLFGSSNDRILKKIQPIIDQINEFEPRIQNLSDTQIGEKTTEFKNRLAKGETLDDILPEAFALVREASVRTLGLRHYDVQLIGGIALHRGTIAEMKTGEGKTLMSTLPAYLNALTGKGVHIVTVNDYLARRDAEWMSQIYDFLGLTVGVILHDMDAQERKEAYAADITYGTNNEFGFDYLRDNMKFDPEELAQGDLNFAIVDEVDSILIDEARTPLIISGPAEKSTHLYTQANTIIPAFKKDTDYTLDEESKTVSLTEDGIAKGEELLNVDNLYDPANIELLHHLNQALKAHVIFKRDTDYIVKNDQVVIVDEFTGRLMSGRRYSEGLHQALEAKEGVKIENENQTLASITFQNYFRMYDKLSGMTGTADTEAEEFKKIYNLDVLVIPTHQPMVREDRADLIYKTQKEKYDAAINEIIRLHKKGQPVLVGTISIDVSESLSQQLKKKGIRHNVLNAKHHKEEAEIVANAGQKGAVTISTNMAGRGTDIKLGEGVKELGGLHILGTSRHESRRIDNQLRGRSGRQGDPGSSRFYLSLEDDLLRIFGGDRIHSVMNRLGIEEGEHIEHKFISKAIENAQSKVEGHNFEIRKHLLEYDDVMNQQREIIYRQRREALTSKDLKQVAHDMMEDVSYDLMEGFVLDKTALKEWDLEGLSSAIKGQFNMDLSLDKPVQENFSADQLGQFIFDAARAVYQKKEQMYGSEIIRHVERFIILQTVDTRWKEHLLNMDHLKEGIGLRGYAQQDPLRIYKKEGFDMFQDLMNRIKQEVVDILFKIQIASPTQVEEMKQEEQQDLTFSSHSDESAPKQPVRRSSEKIQRNDPCPCGSGKKYKKCCGQ
- a CDS encoding M23 family metallopeptidase, which produces MTCINTQMKGRIKIWFYSGNSFKIREFSLRKSFLFLLTFIFLACVGTVSHFGHDYYLLKKSARDNVALLETITTQKTEIKDQRRQIQMFAGEIQGLKERITKLGQLENQVRLIADIDKSGRSSGIFGIGGVSKTDLDQEIPLDAHHNALIREMHYQVKQIKSVADKEKLDFNDLIDKLTKKKNLLASSPSIKPVSGTITSPFGYRKSPFTGRRTFHSGLDISNRIGTKIVSTAFGKVVFAGRKTGYGKVVIIDHGYGKATKYAHLRKILVHKNQQVKRGETIATLGNTGRTTGPHLHYEVLVNGTPVNPSKYILN
- the argC gene encoding N-acetyl-gamma-glutamyl-phosphate reductase, giving the protein MIKTAIAGASGYTGLELVKLISNHPKASLEAITSNSYQGKSFAEIFPSMRGFESLICTPFDAEELSGKVDVVFLALPHKVSMAFAPKLIDQNIKVIDLSADFRFDDAKAYETVYQPHTAPNLLKESVYGLCELNRDRIKSARIIGNPGCYPTSILLPLVPLLKEKLISPQGLISDSKSGVSGAGRSLSLTTHYCEANESFGPYKVGNHRHTPEINEVLTKAAGETVSLTFVPHLTPVTRGMVSTIYAQTSKDITEKQIRDTLNKWYENEPFIRILPLDKFPNMSHVKGTNCCDIGFHLEPESGRLILVSAIDNLLKGAAGQAVQNMNIMFSIDEKAGLDWVQTPL
- a CDS encoding macro domain-containing protein, translating into MKCVKGDLIHLAREGQFDLIIHGCNCFCTMGAGIAKQIRTHFPQAWEADLATASGDRSKLGSYSKACVNTPSGKLYVINAYTQYHYSGDGVLIDYDTIAKVFTTLKKQFSGNRMGYPKIGAGLAKGDWKIISEILDRTLNGEDHTLVELS
- a CDS encoding TAXI family TRAP transporter solute-binding subunit, which translates into the protein MSFYVLGLKLAIGTNFFYDPKDHWIFYKQLMEMKMKKSVVSLLALIFCIVMVLPSAYARTQFVTIGTGGLTGVYYPTGGAIAKMVNTKKKEYGIRATVESTGGSAFNINAIMSGDLEFGIAQSDKQFQAMKGMAEWTESGPQEDLRAVFSIHDEAVTLISAVESEIKDVADLKGKIVNLGNPGSGQRQNAIEILQTIGIDPEKDVKAENIKASEAPSILQDGRIDAFFYTVGHPNGAIKEATSGARKVRFTSITGVDNMLKKYPYFSKTTIPAAMYPGAQNDADTETIGMKATLVTSAKVPEDVVYAITKEVFENFEAFKKLHPAYATLTKEGMLTGLSAPLHPGAEKYYKEVGLMK